Proteins encoded in a region of the Gulosibacter sediminis genome:
- a CDS encoding GNAT family N-acetyltransferase encodes MTDTQTTTRFEIVNPFDERVTPVLEDLVREYHDRYGDLGGHDSREEVYGGPKDQFTEAARGAFLVLFDANTPLAAGAVRAYDGDISEFKKIWSNPEHRGERLATRLLAQLEEEARRLGYRQVFLTTGPRQPEADRLYQRNGYTAHFDPDAFTVHPYTKALVEGEDASQLPARAVRDLVDFGELIARKH; translated from the coding sequence ATGACCGACACCCAAACTACGACGCGATTTGAGATCGTCAACCCCTTCGACGAGCGCGTGACTCCGGTGCTCGAAGACCTGGTGCGGGAATACCACGACCGTTACGGCGACCTCGGCGGCCACGACTCGCGCGAAGAGGTCTACGGCGGGCCGAAGGATCAGTTCACCGAGGCGGCGCGGGGCGCCTTCCTCGTGCTCTTCGACGCGAACACCCCGCTCGCAGCGGGCGCCGTTCGCGCCTACGACGGCGATATCTCCGAGTTCAAGAAAATCTGGTCGAATCCCGAGCACCGCGGCGAGCGCCTCGCCACCCGCCTGCTTGCGCAGCTCGAGGAGGAGGCCCGGCGGCTCGGTTACCGCCAGGTGTTCCTCACCACCGGGCCACGCCAGCCCGAGGCCGACCGCCTATACCAGCGCAACGGGTACACGGCGCACTTTGACCCTGACGCATTCACGGTCCACCCCTACACGAAGGCCCTCGTCGAGGGAGAGGACGCCTCCCAGCTGCCCGCGCGCGCCGTGCGCGACCTCGTCGACTTCGGCGAACTCATCGCTCGTAAGCACTAA